The sequence below is a genomic window from Thermodesulfobacteriota bacterium.
CAGGCTCGCGGTCTCTCCAAGGTACTTGCACTACGTGAGGCGTCGTTGACGAGACTTCGGCCGGTGCTGATGACCTCGGCGGCTACCGTATTTGGTCACTTACCGCTTGTGCTGGTGTCGGGCCCGGGAGCCGAGGCCCGCAACAGCATCGGCACGGTGCTAGTAGCGGGCATGACCGTAGGTACTCTTTTTACTCTATTCGTCGTGCCGGTCTTCTACTCGCTTATAGCGGCCCGGCACCAGCCGAGCACGACTCACCAGGAGACAGAGCTTTTGGAGCAGAAGATGGAAGGGTCGATAGCGAGGTAGAGTCTGACAAATAATTGACAGGATAGTCGACAAATATGTTTAGAACCACAGAGATTTCCGAGGATGAAAAAACGGTAACCATTAGGTTAGACGGGAAACTTATTGATGCATGGGTATCAGATTTGGAAAAGCTATGCATGCTTTATAAACATGAAAAAGATAAAACCGTTGTGTTAGATTTCTCGGGCGTGACGTTCATAGATCGTAATGGATTGAAGATGCTTGAAAAGATAATGGATGAAAAAATAAAGATAATTAACTGTTCTTTATTTATTCAAGCACTCTTACATAAATTCCTAATCTGCAATAAGGATTAGGCATTTTATGCACAGATTTATGGAGACACTATACATGGAATCGACATCGGGAGGCCCGGTTCGTACGCGGTTCTTAGTTCAACCGTTGCGGCGGACGTTGAAATAATAGCGGGAATTTGAAAGACGGCAATTGGAAAATTTGGGTATACTCTAGTCAAGGTTTGTCGGTTACTACAGTTCTAGTGCTGGATTTTCCATCGTTCATGAGTATGCAAGCTGGATTCTTGGAGCAGGAAGCCATCCAGAATTTATCGAAAGTAGGGGTTCAATACCTATATGAAGTTGATAATCGCATAGCCCTTGGGCTCCCCTCTGTATGAGCAAAGCTATTCTTTAAATCAGGTGTTCGAGCCATGGATGCAAAACACGACTATAACAATAGAAAAATTTTACTGGGAAAAGTTTTACCACATCTGCTACCGGTGCTTATTATCTTTTTCCAAGTCAGTTGTGGGCGGAACGAAGGCCCGGTGGCTCCACCACCACCCAAGGTTACGGTTAGCCAGCCGGTGGTACGAGAAATCATCGAGTGGGATGAATACACTGGACGCCTTGAGGCTGTTGAGTCTGTGGAGGTTAGGGCACGGGTCAGCGGTT
It includes:
- a CDS encoding efflux RND transporter permease subunit — encoded protein: RQIRREGAALTATLGFAVVLIYLVLAAQFQSFRDPLIVLLGSVPLAISGALVFSFLDLTTINIYSQVGLITLVGLIAKNGILIVEFANTLQARGLSKVLALREASLTRLRPVLMTSAATVFGHLPLVLVSGPGAEARNSIGTVLVAGMTVGTLFTLFVVPVFYSLIAARHQPSTTHQETELLEQKMEGSIAR
- a CDS encoding STAS domain-containing protein; the encoded protein is MFRTTEISEDEKTVTIRLDGKLIDAWVSDLEKLCMLYKHEKDKTVVLDFSGVTFIDRNGLKMLEKIMDEKIKIINCSLFIQALLHKFLICNKD